The following nucleotide sequence is from Callithrix jacchus isolate 240 chromosome 12, calJac240_pri, whole genome shotgun sequence.
GAAACCTTCTAAATGTGTCAGTGAATGATAGCCATGTGTGCTCGGCAGTCACACACCTTGGATTGCCTGCATACATATTCTGGCCTGAACGTTTTTAGCTGTATGAATGTGGTCACTGTATTTACAAACCATGTAATAGGAGTCCACCAACTAGAGCGTGTGGCCCAAATCTGGCTACCACCtgtttgtaaataaagctttattggaacacaaGTATGCCCATTCATACAGATTGTCTGTGGGTGCTTTCAGGAAACAATGGCAGCGTTTTATCATCGTGAAATAGAGTCGCTCTCAATACGGatttactatttggccctttgcagaaaaattTGCTGACTTCTGTCATATAGGAACCGACCCTGAGACCCTGCAATAAACGCAGATGTCCATGAAAACAAGTCCTTCCTCTTAAGTCTGTGTCTGTGCACATGACCTTACACTATTttttggctatttatttattggtaAAGTTGCTCGAACCTTGATAAAGGATGCCATGCTTGGTCTGTATTAACTTGTTCCATCCCTCAGAtctttcttcctctgtcccttGTCTTAAACACCACTGTGAATGCCACCCTCACAGAGCCCCTGAACTCAGGGGGATTCCtttagctgccttttttttttttttttttttttttttttaccactgtGTGCACTAGACTAGGGAGAACTGGGCCTCACACCACCAAGAAACCAGTCTTTCAGGATAAGGATGAGCAGGACCCCTACTGACAGGGAGCTACCCCAGTGATGGGGCAGCAGGGAGAATGGGAGGTGCTAAATTACTGGGTTTACCACCCTTCCTGCAAGGTACTAGACTCTGTGCATTGGTGTGTtacttaggattttctttttttaatcataccCTCGCCTTTGCTCTGAATTAGTAAAGCCACAAAGCCCTGACACTTCAGGGTCTCATCACAACCTGCTGGTCATGTTTAAGGGCCTGGGTCCTCCTACTCCCTCCCCCCTATCCCAAGCCTACAGGTACCACCCAGCAAATGCTGAGGGAGGCCTGGCCAGTAGAAGAATCTGCTTCACTCTGGGCAGTGACAGATCCTGATCATGAGCTTGTTAGCCTCGAATAAAGCTCACGTTCATTTCTGGTCTTCTCCAAACAGCAGAGTATCATTAGGCTGTCACCAGTGCCAGCCTTGACACATCAAAACACTAAATGTTTGGGGTGGGAAATCTTAGCAGGAAAGTGCTTGCTGTTGGGGTTGCCACACCATAGTTGCTGATGAGTTTGCACAGTAAGCCGCCAAGGCCTACACCCCACTGTTCTGAGGCTCTCCTGCCCAGGAATCCCATAGCTCCTACAGGGAATTAACCACTGTTCTCAGAAatgattggtttttttttttttttttaattcactgccCCATTTGCCTTGTTCTCAGCCTTCAACAACTCCCATTAGTGACTTACTTAGGTAGCCTGTGTGACCCTGAACTTCCCCGGAAGACACAAGCATAATACTGAGAGCTCTGAAATAAGCAGGATAATTCTTGGCATTCATGCAAGCCCGCACTGCATAAAACAGAGTGATTTTAGTGAATTGTCCCAGTGTTTTACAAGGGACTAAAAGGCATGATGTTGCAAACTTTTTGCACATCTAACCTACTTGCAGAATTCATCCTGCTGAAATGCACCTAAAAGGATGTGTCCTTTATTCAGTGTCAACTGTGCACTGGTTACAGGTGGGAGCGTCCACTACCCCTCGTTGACTTCAGACAAAATGGAAGCTCACAGAGGTTAACCTGTCTCAGCCACAAATGTTCTCTGCAGAAGCCTTTTGGAAATCTgcacaagcaaatgaaaataatgagGGAGAGTCTCTTACGAAAAATAATTTGGAAGCTACTGAAAGTGGTTGTAGCCGGTGACACAGAAATTCCTGCACAGGTTAAGAACTAGAGGGAAGCACTTGCCTGACAAACTCGATAGTGAAAAGAAGTCCTATTAAAGAGATTGCACAATAAACATGTTCTAAAAAACATACATTGCCCAGGGCCATCAGCGAGATTCAAAGAGTGCTGGCTTCCTCACAAGCAGGCCCATGGCCCCTTGGGGCAGGTCAAACCTGGAGGACAATGTGGAAATGTGGGGGCAAGATTTGTCACTTGCATTCAAAGTCATGGGCTCCAAGTTGTTTGCCCTCACCAGGACTCTTCTGAATGCAGATGAAATTGTATTTGAAACCCCTCTATGCTTTATTGGGGTGGCAAGTGGGGAGAGAAACTGACTTTTCCTCAGCTTCAGAGTGTTCTCCAGTTCCTTATTTGTAGGCTTTGGAATATTTTCCAAGAAAAACTCCatcgattttttttctttttttgagatggagtctcactctgttgcccaggctggagtacagtggtacaatcttggcccactgcaacctccgcctcctgggctcaagcagttctcttgcctcagcctcctgagtagctagaattacaggtgcccaccacaacacccggctaatatttgtattttttagtagagatgggggtttcaccatgttggccaggctggtcttgaactgctgacctcaagtgatccacccgtctcggcctcccaaagtgctgggattataggcgtgagccaccatgcccggcctccattGATAATTTAACTTGGTCATTCAGTTAGTTGTCTTATCATCTAATAACTACATATCAATGTACATGAAGCAGAGTACAtttttcagtctcttttttttgttttttttttttaccatgagaCGCAACCAAAACATCTACTTCCCAGCTCAGATCTGGTACATAAAGTAAGCCTTGTGGACCCCTCATTTTAAAGTCCTAGAGCTTGCCCTTCAAGGGATTGGCTGGGTGGCTCAGGGGAGCAGAGTGTCACACTTTCAGGATTTTGTGAGCAGTTAAAATCAGCTATGGTACCAGTATTTACGCCATGGCAATCAGCAGATGCTACTTCCCTTCCCTCCAGAGCCTGCTGTTCCACATGTCTCAGCTCAGTGCTGGCTACCACTGCCCATGGCTGTCACTCCTGGGACTCTGTGCTGTACCCAGGGTCTGGGACAGGGATGGAGAATGAGATTGTATCTAATCTGCTCATCTCTGAGGTTGTAGTCCTCTCCTATGTTCCGATATGGAGAAGATGGGTGGGAAACTGTATTTCACCCAAATTAATGACCCTGGGCATTGAGCAAGAGGAGGCCCCATAAGGTGCCTTGGATTTTGGAACCACTTGATTCTTTGTTATCTGAGTCCAGAGGGCTCCAAGAGGGAGGCGGAAATGCATGTTCCCAGGAACTCGACGGAGACCTGCCTTTTTACCTTCCACCCCGAGCTTGTCCTGCGCGGGCAACAACTGAACTAGGGATTGATTTTAAAGTAAAACCATCCTTTGTCTTGATTTAAGGTGCCCACGTCCTCAAATGCCTAAGAACCAGGCACTGTGCCATGTTCCGGGATGCCAGAGTGAAGGACATTtcgtgatgatggaaatgttccatATCTGCACTCTCTTATGTATGTGGCTACTGAGCCTTTGAAATGTTACTGCTGTGACTGTGGAGCGGAATTTCCAATTGTAATTGATTTGAGTTTGAATTTCAGTAGCCACATGCAGCTAGTGGCCACTGTATTGGACAGAGCAGCTCCAGGGTTTCAGGGACAGCCTTGTGTGGcagcctgtgtgccaggcatgtaGGGGATGCATTCACCACATTGGATGCCCAGAAGACCAGTAAGTCCTCCCCAGACCCCTGCTCCAGGATTGCTGACCAGCAAGACCAAGAGACTCCTGCCCCTAGCAGACATTTACCCATTCAGACACACCTGCCACTAAGCTGAACACCTAAGGTCACTCCGTGTCATTCCACCCCCTATCTGCAGGACAGGTGATAATCTCAACTTACAGGTGAAGAAGGAAGTCACAGAGATGTACAGCCCTTGCCCAAGCCCTCAGTGCCAGAATTCCTACCCACACATGTCTTAGTAAACTCAGAACCACACTGCTAGACAGATGGCATCTCAGAGAACCCCGAGGATCTTATTTAAGGCAATCTTCCATACTTGTTCTTAGAGTAGTGTAAGAAGAACCTTAGATatatcatatggtttttctttccAGTGGTGTTCGTGGGTGTTCAGCCTTCTCAGGTTCTTATTTGGGCACATAACTCCTGTGAGTATGCACAATAGTGTACACATTTCATTTTACACCATTTGGTGACCATTATTTCCCAGCTGGTGATGTTGGCATCTTTCTCTTGTGCTGTCTGGTTTAATAATACAGGACCAACTACATCAACGTCAGTGACTGGGTCCCTGTTtgggcttttcatttttttgcggGAATGTGGACTACTGATCAATAAATCACTGATCACCCCCAGTGAGTGTTGCTTTCGGATCGGTACTGATCAAAATGGGATGAAAATGGAGCTATAAACCGAAGGCTGAACAAGGCCTTTAGGAAATACTCTATGGTGTTAGATTACCTATGAATCTACTGTTAAGATTTTTGTACATTTGGCTGGCAGTTCTTTCTGCTTAAGAGCATCAAGTGCAAATACAAGGTAAATAAAAGGTGGAaggcggggccgggcgcggtggctcaagcctgtaatcccagcactttgggaggccgaggcgggtggatcacgaggtcaacagatcgagaccatcctggtcaacatggtgaaaccccgtctctactaaaaattacaaaaaattagctgggcacggtggtgcgtgcctgtaatcccagctactcaggaggctgaggcaggagaattgcctgaacccagggggcggaggttgcggtgagccgagatcgcgccattgcactccagcctgggtaacaagagcgaaactccgtctcaaaaaaaaaaaaaaaaaaaaaaaaatggtggaagGCGGTGTTGAGAACCACCTCCTGCACCAAGCTGGAGCAACCAGAGCCAAGGGCAGGACCTGCCCCAGTCTCTCTGCTGCTGGAGCCAGTCCTTCCGCCTCAGCCGCCACCTTAAGGCAGGAGGTGCTTCCTCCCTGTTCTTTGCAGTCCCCAGACAACTGTCTAACTCAGCCACAGCAGTCCTCCCAAGGAAACTTTGTGCCCAGGTGGTTTTCTGCCCGGAAAACACATTACTTGGCTTATTTCATGCTGGCTTCTAGCTTGTTAAACCCGGGGCTCAGGGCTCACGGAGTGAACGGTGCACATTACATGAGGCAACAGGGTACTGCCTCAGACCATAACCTCCAGAACACAGGCTGGCAGGAACACAGACACTTTCGAGTGGCAATGGGCAAGAGCGGTCTTGGCAGTCCAGCTGAAGTCTGATAACCCACGGACCCAGAGTAGCATAGGCTAAGCACACGCCGGCCTGCAGGGGAGCTCAAGAACTAAAACCCCGCCTTTAGGTCATTTGTTTTGAAGGTGAAACTGCTGCATAGTTTCAACTTCAAAACGTGAAGTGCAACCAAGTCTTATCAACCCAACAAAGCATTGGCGGTGAAGTTGCTAGCATTCTTTCTGCAGCCCCACTGGGCACACAGTGAAGCCTGGGGAAGGGCATCTGTCTCCTAACCATACACAGCCGGGACCTGTCTCACGACGGGCATTGCTTGAGTTCCAGGTACAGAATGAAAAACATGCTGTCAATTATGTAAAGCCCTGTACAGTCCTGAATACCAATATTATTTCCATTATGTATTATTATAAGCAAGTCAGCATCTACTTTTCCAAATGTCAcatgaaatttcctttttcttcctaacCTGATTCCTAAGAGGCAAATAGCTTCTTATTTAGCATAGATACTTTGGACTGGCACAAATTATTATATATGATCAATATCATAAACCTTTACCCTAGCAGAATAAAAGGAAATGTCTAAACATTCATTCTAAGCATAGGTACGGTTTGAATTCAAGGCCAGAAAGAGGAACATTAACCAGAAAGTGTATCGTGTGGATGCAGTGAGGCCTGGTATCATAAAATAATCTGTGACCTTTTGACCTTTTGGAACTGGCCACGGCCTTACACTGTGGCCTGTTTACAGAAATGCTGGCTTTAGTCTCGTTATGGACTTGGGTTTGGGGCTACACATGGACCCTCTGGTGATGAGCCTGCATAGTTTCCTAAGACATGGGTGAACATACATACCCTTCCCGATGGGCCTCTCCTTTTTCCAACTCCTGAATGACCCCCAAGAGCACTTTGATGGTTTCCTGGCTTGAACTGATCAAGTTCTCCATCATCTGAAGTTGTGCTTTGAGGTCGACCACTTCCGTATGAGGCACGATTTGTTGGCATTCTTCACCTGCAGCAACCGCTGTGGGACTAGGCTGGTTCCCCGGCCCCGGCAGGGTTTGAGTCTGCGAGGGCTGCTCACTACATTCGGGGGACAGGCACTGCACGGGGGGTGAGCAGGCCAAGGCAGTGCCTGAGGGCGGCTGGAGCCCATTGAGATGTGTGGCTCTCCTCCGCTCCTCATCTGCTGGGCAGAGTGACCACTGGCTGGCAGCCGCAGAGTTTGACAAACCAGGCTCAGGGGCCCTGGCACTGAGGGTGGGTGCATAAACAGTGGCAACCTCTGTTTTAAACACCCTCCCGAGGGTAGGTGGAGTGGGCTCCTCAGAGTTCGGCCTCCCCCGGTCGTGCTTGgccctcccaagcagctggtaaTTGGGCTCTTCGGAGTGGGGCCGAGTGGAGTTCTGGAGCGCAGCTTCTCCATAGCTGAGCAGCTCTGGGCTTTTACAGGGCTCTGTGCAGTTGACCCCCAGAGGCTGGTCCACTGCGTTCATGTGTTCATTAGAATGGAAAACCAAGGCTGTGGTCTTGTGCACCCGCCCTGCACCACACGGCTGGACCTCCTCCATGGGTCCAGCCTCGTTCTTCTCTTTAGCATCTGTTAGAAACCCATTGTTTTGGCTTTTAAAGGGATCTGCAGCAGGGAGGCTTTTAATGTTCCCCTTTTTGCGGTCCAGAGGGAAGGTCTGGTAACACTTCTTAAGGTCTGGCGAGGTCTGCACACCTGTACTCTTGGTGACGTTGGGGATGGACCTGCGTGCCGGCACTGTCATGTATTTGCGGTAGGCCGTTCTGCAGGACACGGGCTTGGCCTCCCGCTTCTCCCCCAGCTGGCCCGAGGACAGCTGCGTGTCCCTCTGCTCATTCTGTGCCTCGCAGATATCCTTAAAGC
It contains:
- the INSYN2A gene encoding inhibitory synaptic factor 2A isoform X2 encodes the protein MVSKDTGKCILTASETEVEPAACLALEMKYALDPNRQIKKRNKALQVRFKDICEAQNEQRDTQLSSGQLGEKREAKPVSCRTAYRKYMTVPARRSIPNVTKSTGVQTSPDLKKCYQTFPLDRKKGNIKSLPAADPFKSQNNGFLTDAKEKNEAGPMEEVQPCGAGRVHKTTALVFHSNEHMNAVDQPLGVNCTEPCKSPELLSYGEAALQNSTRPHSEEPNYQLLGRAKHDRGRPNSEEPTPPTLGRVFKTEVATVYAPTLSARAPEPGLSNSAAASQWSLCPADEERRRATHLNGLQPPSGTALACSPPVQCLSPECSEQPSQTQTLPGPGNQPSPTAVAAGEECQQIVPHTEVVDLKAQLQMMENLISSSQETIKVLLGVIQELEKGEAHREGVELDFKQQEDKLQPVLRKLHPIEETQVIPSPYSQETYSSTPKQKSKTESKKHGRWKLWFL
- the INSYN2A gene encoding inhibitory synaptic factor 2A isoform X1, producing the protein MVSKDTGKCILTASETEVEPAACLALEMKYALDPNRQIKKRNKALQVRFKDICEAQNEQRDTQLSSGQLGEKREAKPVSCRTAYRKYMTVPARRSIPNVTKSTGVQTSPDLKKCYQTFPLDRKKGNIKSLPAADPFKSQNNGFLTDAKEKNEAGPMEEVQPCGAGRVHKTTALVFHSNEHMNAVDQPLGVNCTEPCKSPELLSYGEAALQNSTRPHSEEPNYQLLGRAKHDRGRPNSEEPTPPTLGRVFKTEVATVYAPTLSARAPEPGLSNSAAASQWSLCPADEERRRATHLNGLQPPSGTALACSPPVQCLSPECSEQPSQTQTLPGPGNQPSPTAVAAGEECQQIVPHTEVVDLKAQLQMMENLISSSQETIKVLLGVIQELEKGEAHREGLSYRTGQDTANCDTCRNSACIIYSVELDFKQQEDKLQPVLRKLHPIEETQVIPSPYSQETYSSTPKQKSKTESKKHGRWKLWFL